A genomic window from Magnetofaba australis IT-1 includes:
- a CDS encoding nickel-dependent hydrogenase large subunit: MSFDGGLRITLHPNRSGPARAVIDSQRMVGASRMLVGKPVEQLLALLPKLFVVCGVAQSVAAARAVEGFRGVAPSPAMAAQRNRLVALESIKEHLWQILLQWPPLLGKQAQQATMAQAAKQYLKLSMLLRDGKSPMQPGAEGDIANLDAAAWTPLLGILRETVFGVELEEWLTFHHLQKIVHWNDAVETLGAAMASAALHIAPSGWGQSGVGPLPTLSAQELAPLMSDSDFIARPRWRGACYESSALTRTRSALLEEASRYGNDQLTRVLARLTEMAQLALALRDGDDARLQALTPDVGAQPQGYGVGVVEAARGRLAHRVKLDGEVSLDYAILAPTEWNFHPDGAAAQTLASLRGDAESLQRWATLAIYAIDPCVGFELKVAPDA; this comes from the coding sequence ATGAGTTTTGACGGCGGCCTGCGCATCACCCTGCACCCGAACCGCAGCGGTCCGGCGCGGGCGGTGATCGACTCCCAACGTATGGTGGGGGCGTCGCGCATGCTGGTGGGCAAGCCGGTAGAGCAGCTCTTAGCGCTGCTGCCGAAGCTGTTCGTGGTGTGCGGCGTGGCCCAGAGCGTGGCGGCGGCGCGGGCTGTGGAGGGGTTTCGGGGCGTTGCGCCCTCCCCCGCCATGGCGGCGCAACGCAACCGCCTGGTGGCGCTGGAGAGCATCAAGGAGCATCTGTGGCAGATCCTGCTGCAGTGGCCGCCGCTGCTGGGCAAACAGGCGCAACAGGCGACCATGGCCCAAGCCGCCAAGCAGTATCTGAAACTGAGCATGCTGCTGCGTGACGGCAAGAGCCCCATGCAGCCAGGGGCCGAGGGCGACATCGCCAATCTGGACGCCGCCGCCTGGACGCCATTGCTTGGCATACTGCGCGAAACCGTGTTTGGCGTGGAGTTGGAAGAGTGGCTGACGTTTCATCATCTTCAGAAGATCGTCCACTGGAATGATGCGGTGGAGACCCTGGGCGCGGCCATGGCTTCGGCGGCGCTGCATATCGCCCCCTCTGGCTGGGGGCAGAGCGGCGTCGGGCCGCTACCGACATTGAGCGCGCAAGAGCTGGCCCCGCTGATGTCGGATAGCGATTTCATCGCCCGGCCGCGCTGGCGGGGGGCCTGTTATGAGAGCAGCGCGCTGACCCGCACCCGCAGCGCCCTGCTGGAAGAAGCGAGCCGCTACGGCAACGATCAACTCACGCGGGTGCTGGCGCGTCTCACCGAGATGGCGCAACTGGCTTTGGCCCTGCGTGACGGCGACGACGCCCGCCTGCAGGCGCTCACGCCAGACGTCGGCGCGCAGCCGCAAGGCTACGGCGTGGGGGTGGTGGAGGCGGCGCGAGGCCGTTTGGCGCATCGCGTGAAACTGGATGGCGAGGTGTCGTTGGACTACGCCATCCTCGCCCCCACCGAGTGGAATTTTCACCCCGATGGCGCGGCGGCGCAGACGTTGGCCAGCCTGCGCGGCGATGCCGAATCGTTGCAACGCTGGGCCACATTGGCGATCTACGCCATCGACCCCTGTGTGGGATTTGAACTGAAAGTGGCGCCAGATGCATGA
- the hypA gene encoding hydrogenase maturation nickel metallochaperone HypA, whose protein sequence is MHEMSLCEGVIQLLEEHAESQGFKRVKTVWLEIGKLSGVEVEAMRFCFDAVARDSIADGAKLEIIEPPGVAWCMTCSKQVETQQRFDPCPECGGFQLQVVSGDAMRVKELEVE, encoded by the coding sequence ATGCATGAGATGTCGCTGTGTGAGGGAGTGATTCAACTGCTCGAGGAGCACGCCGAAAGCCAAGGCTTCAAACGGGTCAAAACCGTGTGGCTGGAGATCGGCAAACTCTCCGGCGTGGAGGTGGAGGCGATGCGTTTCTGCTTCGATGCGGTGGCGCGGGACTCCATCGCCGACGGCGCCAAGCTGGAGATCATCGAACCGCCGGGCGTAGCGTGGTGTATGACCTGTTCCAAACAGGTGGAGACCCAGCAGCGATTTGACCCCTGCCCGGAGTGCGGCGGGTTTCAGTTGCAGGTGGTCTCCGGTGACGCCATGCGAGTCAAAGAGTTGGAAGTCGAGTAG
- the hypB gene encoding hydrogenase nickel incorporation protein HypB, producing MCTVCGCGQGETRIEGDAAHKHDHDHDHHHHGHAHSHDHSHDHGHDHGHDHEHAHEHPHEHGHSHDHDHHDYGQGPARAHAPGMSQSRMVQIEQDILSKNDQYALANRRTFNEQGILALNLVSSPGSGKTTLLTRTIELMKDQFEVAVIEGDQQTANDAERIRATGVRALQINTGKGCHLDAHMVGHGLERLEPKPGSLLFIENVGNLVCPAAFDLGEAHKVAILSVTEGEDKPIKYPDMFHAADLMLLNKVDLLPYLTFDVDKCIGYARQVNPNIKVLLTSAVSGEGMDAWRRWIEATRAIALTGHPTLSQSE from the coding sequence ATGTGCACCGTTTGCGGATGTGGTCAGGGCGAAACGCGCATCGAGGGCGATGCCGCCCACAAGCATGATCACGACCATGATCACCACCATCATGGCCACGCCCATAGCCATGACCATTCGCACGATCATGGCCACGACCATGGCCACGATCACGAACATGCGCATGAACACCCTCACGAGCATGGTCACAGCCACGATCACGATCATCACGACTACGGCCAGGGCCCGGCCCGCGCCCACGCCCCGGGCATGAGCCAGTCGCGCATGGTGCAGATTGAGCAGGATATCCTCAGCAAGAACGATCAGTACGCCCTGGCCAACCGCCGCACATTCAATGAACAGGGGATTCTGGCGCTGAATCTGGTCTCCAGCCCCGGCTCGGGCAAAACCACCCTGCTCACCCGCACCATCGAGTTGATGAAGGATCAGTTCGAGGTAGCGGTGATCGAGGGCGATCAGCAGACCGCCAACGACGCCGAGCGCATCCGCGCCACCGGCGTGCGCGCGCTGCAGATCAACACCGGCAAGGGGTGCCACCTGGACGCCCATATGGTAGGCCACGGTCTGGAGCGGCTGGAGCCCAAACCCGGCTCGCTGCTGTTCATCGAAAACGTCGGCAATCTGGTCTGCCCGGCGGCGTTCGATCTGGGCGAAGCGCATAAGGTGGCGATTCTGTCGGTCACCGAGGGCGAGGATAAACCGATCAAATACCCGGACATGTTCCACGCCGCCGACCTGATGCTGCTGAACAAGGTGGACCTGCTGCCCTATCTGACCTTCGATGTGGACAAATGCATCGGCTACGCCCGCCAGGTCAATCCCAACATCAAGGTGCTGCTCACCTCCGCCGTCAGTGGCGAAGGCATGGACGCCTGGCGCCGCTGGATTGAAGCCACCCGCGCCATCGCCCTGACCGGCCACCCCACCCTCTCGCAGTCGGAGTAA
- a CDS encoding HypC/HybG/HupF family hydrogenase formation chaperone translates to MCLALPARIVAIDSDADTASVELGGVRQQISLALVENVSVDDYVLVHVGYALNVISEEEARKTLELMAEAGIVSEAAPSESAP, encoded by the coding sequence ATGTGTCTGGCCCTGCCGGCCCGCATCGTGGCCATCGATTCAGACGCCGACACCGCCAGCGTGGAGCTGGGCGGCGTGCGGCAACAGATCTCCCTGGCGTTGGTGGAGAACGTCAGTGTGGATGACTACGTGCTGGTGCACGTGGGTTACGCCCTCAACGTCATCAGCGAAGAGGAAGCGCGCAAAACCCTGGAGTTGATGGCCGAAGCGGGCATCGTCAGCGAAGCCGCGCCGTCGGAGTCCGCGCCATGA
- the hypD gene encoding hydrogenase formation protein HypD produces the protein MKYVDEFRQRDLALKLAEGIRTAAKPDRIYRLMEFCGGHTHAIFRYGVPDLMPDNVRFVHGPGCPVCVLPIGRIDMAVEIAQRHGAILCSYGDMMRVPGGNRISLQRARADGADIRMVHSTQEALKIAQENPTRDVVMFAIGFETTTPPTAVAIKQADAMGLKNFSAFCNHVLTPAAIQAILDAPDIEQDAVAIDGFLGPAHVSSVIGSQPYVALTEKYRRPVVIAGFEPLDVMQSALMLIEQLNAGRFTVENQYTRVVTPEGNRKAQALVAEVMEMRGEFEWRGLGVIPNSALKIRERYAAFDAERRFDLTPSTAQDIKGCACPEILRGRKRPTDCKLFGTVCTPENPMGSCMVSSEGACAAYWSYGRHRSGSSQTTQESAA, from the coding sequence ATGAAGTACGTCGACGAATTCCGCCAGCGCGATCTGGCGCTGAAGCTGGCCGAGGGCATCCGCACCGCCGCCAAACCGGATCGTATCTACCGCCTGATGGAGTTCTGCGGCGGCCACACCCACGCCATCTTCCGCTACGGCGTGCCCGACCTGATGCCCGACAATGTGCGTTTTGTGCACGGCCCCGGCTGCCCGGTGTGCGTGCTGCCCATTGGCCGCATCGATATGGCAGTGGAGATCGCCCAGCGCCACGGGGCCATTCTCTGCTCCTACGGCGACATGATGCGCGTGCCCGGCGGCAATCGCATCAGCCTGCAACGGGCCCGCGCCGACGGCGCCGATATCCGCATGGTGCACTCCACCCAGGAGGCGCTGAAGATCGCCCAGGAGAACCCCACCCGCGATGTGGTGATGTTCGCCATCGGCTTTGAGACCACCACCCCGCCCACGGCGGTGGCCATCAAACAGGCCGACGCCATGGGGCTGAAGAACTTCTCCGCCTTCTGCAACCATGTGCTCACCCCGGCGGCGATCCAGGCCATTCTCGACGCCCCAGACATCGAACAGGACGCCGTCGCCATCGACGGCTTCCTCGGTCCGGCCCACGTGAGCAGCGTCATCGGCAGCCAGCCCTATGTGGCGCTGACGGAGAAGTACCGCCGCCCGGTGGTGATCGCCGGATTCGAGCCGCTGGACGTGATGCAGTCGGCGCTGATGCTCATTGAGCAGCTCAACGCCGGACGCTTCACGGTGGAGAATCAATACACCCGCGTGGTCACGCCCGAAGGCAATCGCAAGGCGCAGGCGCTGGTGGCCGAAGTGATGGAGATGCGCGGCGAATTCGAGTGGCGCGGCCTGGGGGTGATCCCCAACAGCGCGCTGAAGATCCGCGAGCGCTACGCCGCTTTTGACGCCGAACGCCGCTTTGATCTCACCCCCAGCACAGCACAAGACATCAAAGGCTGCGCCTGCCCGGAGATTCTGCGCGGGCGCAAGCGCCCCACCGACTGCAAACTGTTCGGCACAGTGTGCACGCCGGAGAACCCCATGGGTTCGTGCATGGTCTCCTCCGAGGGCGCGTGCGCGGCTTACTGGAGCTATGGCCGCCACCGTTCTGGCTCTTCTCAAACCACACAGGAGAGCGCCGCATGA
- the hypE gene encoding hydrogenase expression/formation protein HypE, with protein sequence MSHTLDIQNGVVEMSHGSGGRASHTLIRELFASHLDNPYLRQNNDNARFDAPPGSLVMSVDSHVVSPIFFPGGDLGALAVHGTLNDVAMSGAVPLHLTAGFILEEGYPLADLERIVMSMARAAKDAGVEIIAGDTKVVERGHGDGVFITTTGIGVIPPGSARISGDAAQPGDAILISGSMGDHGAAIMLARESMDFDHAIQSDSAALHDLIAHMLRIVPNIHCLRDPTRGGLATTLNELAEQSNVGMVIEESAIPIQPQVAAVCELLGLDPLTLANEGKLIAICPPDQAQTLLKAMRAHPLGENAAIIGEVTEADAGMVQLVTGFGGRRILDWLAGTPLPRIC encoded by the coding sequence ATGAGCCACACCCTGGACATTCAAAACGGCGTGGTGGAGATGTCCCACGGCAGCGGCGGACGCGCCTCCCACACCCTGATTCGTGAACTGTTCGCCTCGCATCTGGACAATCCCTATCTGCGCCAGAACAACGATAATGCGCGCTTCGACGCGCCGCCGGGTTCGCTGGTGATGAGCGTGGATAGCCATGTGGTCTCGCCGATCTTCTTTCCCGGCGGCGATCTGGGCGCGCTGGCGGTGCATGGCACCCTCAACGATGTCGCCATGTCTGGCGCGGTCCCACTGCATCTGACCGCCGGATTCATCCTCGAAGAGGGCTACCCCCTGGCGGATCTGGAGCGCATCGTCATGAGCATGGCCCGCGCCGCCAAGGATGCGGGCGTAGAGATTATTGCGGGCGACACCAAGGTGGTGGAGCGCGGCCACGGCGACGGCGTGTTCATCACCACCACCGGCATCGGCGTGATTCCACCCGGCTCTGCGCGCATCTCCGGCGACGCCGCCCAGCCCGGCGACGCCATCCTCATCAGCGGCTCCATGGGCGATCACGGCGCCGCCATCATGCTGGCGCGGGAGTCGATGGATTTCGACCACGCCATCCAGTCCGACAGCGCCGCTCTGCATGATCTGATCGCGCATATGCTGCGCATCGTCCCCAACATCCACTGCCTGCGCGATCCCACCCGGGGCGGGCTGGCCACCACCCTCAATGAACTGGCCGAGCAATCCAACGTGGGTATGGTGATTGAGGAGTCGGCGATTCCCATTCAGCCCCAGGTGGCGGCGGTGTGCGAACTGCTGGGGTTGGATCCGCTGACATTGGCCAATGAGGGCAAACTCATCGCCATCTGCCCGCCGGATCAGGCGCAGACGCTGCTGAAAGCGATGCGCGCCCATCCGTTGGGCGAAAACGCGGCCATTATTGGCGAAGTGACCGAAGCGGATGCGGGCA